The Chroicocephalus ridibundus chromosome 3, bChrRid1.1, whole genome shotgun sequence genome has a segment encoding these proteins:
- the PPP3R1 gene encoding calcineurin subunit B type 1, protein MGNEASYPLEMCSHFDADEIKRLGKRFKKLDLDNSGSLSVEEFMSLPELQQNPLVQRVIDIFDTDGNGEVDFKEFIEGVSQFSVKGDKEQKLRFAFRIYDMDKDGYISNGELFQVLKMMVGNNLKDTQLQQIVDKTIINADKDGDGRISFEEFCAVVGGLDIHKKMVVDV, encoded by the exons ggaAATGAGGCAAGTTACCCTTTGGAAATGTGCTCGCACT ttgatGCTGATGAGATAAAACGACTAGGAAAGAGATTTAAGAAGCTTGATTTGGACAACtctggctctttgagtgtggaaGAGTTCATGTCTTTACCTGAATTGCAACAGAACCCATTAGTACAGCGAGTAATAGATATATTTGACACAGACGGAAATGGAGAAGTTGACTTCAAAG AATTTATAGAAGGAGTCTCCCAGTTCAGTGTCAAAGGAGATAAGGAACAGAAGTTGAGGT TTGCTTTTCGCATTTACGATATGGACAAAGATGGTTATATCTCAAATGGAGAGCTCTTCCAGGTGCTGAAGATGATGGTTGGGAACAATCTCAAAGACACTCAGTTACAGCAAATTGTAGATAAAACCATAATTAATGCAGATAAGGATGGTGATGGAAGAATATCCTTTGAAGAATTCTGTGCT gtTGTAGGAGGCCTAGATATCCACAAAAAGATGGTCGTAGACGTGTGA